Proteins encoded within one genomic window of Camelina sativa cultivar DH55 chromosome 19, Cs, whole genome shotgun sequence:
- the LOC104765910 gene encoding protein TRIGALACTOSYLDIACYLGLYCEROL 2, chloroplastic isoform X2 yields MIGNPVIQVQSSLMPSSSMIVCPRASPNGLPYLPPKKPRTSRHLVVRAASNSDAAHGQGQPSSGEGGKSPLTVVLDVPRNIWKQTLKPLSDFGFGKRSVWEGGVGLFIVSGATLLALSWAWLRGFQMRSKFRKYQTVFELSHASGICTGTPVRIRGVTVGTVIRVNPSLKNIEAVAEIEDDKIIIPKNSLVEVNQSGLLMETMIDIMPRNPIPEPSVGPLHPECGVEGLIVCDRQKIKGEQGVSLDELVGIFTRIGREVEAIGVANTYLLAERAASVIEEAKPLLKK; encoded by the exons ATGATTGGGAATCCGGTAATTCAAGTTCAATCATCACTAATGCCATCATCTTCCATGATTGTTTGCCCTCGAGCTTCACCCAATGGGCTTCCTTATCTCCCACCGAAGAAACCTAGAACTAGTAGGCATTTAGTTGTAAGAGCTGCATCCAATTCCGACGCTGCTCATGGTCAAGGTCAACCATCGTCTGGTGAAGGAGGGAAGAGTCCGCTCACGGTTGTTTTGGATGTGCCTAGGAATATATGGAAACAGACTTTAAAGCCTTTgagtgattttggttttggaaaaaGAAGTGTTTGGGAAGGTGgggttggtttgtttattgtCTCTGGAGCTACACTTCTTGCTCTTAGCTGGGCTTGGCTGCGAGGGTTTCAAATGCGGTCCAAGTTTAGGAAATATCAGACTGTGTTTGAGCTTAGTCATGCCTCTGGTATTTGTACCGGAACACCTGTTAGAATCCGCGGGGTTACTGTTGGTACGGTGATCCGTGTTAATCCTTCCTTGAAGAACATTGAAGCTGTAGCTGAG ATTGAAGATGATAAAATTATTATCCCAAAGAATTCACTGGTTGAGGTGAATCAGTCTGGTCTTCTAATGGAAACCATGATCGACATTATGCCTAGGAATCCGATACCAGAACCTTCTGTAGGACCTCTGCATCCTGAATGTGGTGTAGAAGGTCTGATCGTTTGCGATAGGCAGAAGATTAAAGGAGAGCAAGGAGTTAGTTTAGATGAATTAGTTGGAATTTTCACTCGTATTGGACGCGAAGTGGAGGCCATTGGTGTTGCGAATACGTATTTGCTTGCTGAGAGAGCGGCTTCAGTTATTGAGGAAGCAAAACCATTGCTCAAAAAG TGA
- the LOC104765911 gene encoding aspartate carbamoyltransferase, chloroplastic-like, producing MAIPSSLTSATLCGASVFPKAALACSSDFPSNLSSPFESSKICLTSFPASKKNATWNLTRYVAPIQGFRCHAMQVETRECFTAGKKFQLSDVIEGQQFDREMLSAIFDVAREMEKIEKSSTQSEILKGYLMATLFYEPSTRTRLSFESAMKRLGGEVLTTENAREFSSAAKGETLEDTIRTVEGYTDIIVMRHFESGAARKAAATANIPVINAGDGPGEHPTQALLDVYTIQSEIGKLDGISVALVGDLANGRTVRSLAYLLAKFNDVKIYFVSPEIVKMKDDIKEYLTSNGVEWEESSNLMEVASKCDVVYQTRIQRERFGERLDLYEAARGKYIVDKDLLGVMQKKAIIMHPLPRLDEITADVDADPRAAYFRQAKNGLFIRMALLKLLLIGW from the exons ATGGCTATCCCATCATCACTTACTTCAGCCACACTTTGCGGCGCCTCAGTTTTTCCTAAAGCAGCATTAGCCTGCAGCTCTGACTTCCCAAGCAATCTCTCTAGTCCTTTTGAAAGCTCAAAGATTTGTTTGACTTCATTTCCTGCCTCTAAGAAAAATGCTACCTGGAATCTGACCCGATATGTTGCTCCAATCCAAGGATTTAGGTGTCATGCTATGCAAGTTGAGACACGGGAATGTTTTACAGCTGGCAAGAAATTTCAACTTAGTGATGTGATTGAAGGGCAGCAGTTTGATAGGGAGATGCTAAGCGCTATATTTGATGTTGCACGGGAAATGGAAAAGATTGAGAAAAGCTCTACACAAAGTGAAATACTCAAGGGTTATTTAATGGCTACCCTCTTTTATGAGCCTTCTACCCGTACCAGGCTCTCTTTTGAATCTGCCATGAAACGCCTTGGAGGTGAAGTCTTAACTACTGAGAATGCCAGAGAGTTTTCGTCTGCAGCTAAAGGGGAAACACTTGAAG ACACTATAAGAACAGTGGAGGGTTATACTGATATTATCGTGATGCGGCATTTTGAAAGCGGTGCTGCTAGAAAAGCTGCAGCTACTGCCAATATACCTGTCATTAATGCAGGTGATGGTCCTGGAGAGCATCCTACTCAG GCTCTCTTGGACGTCTATACCATTCAAAGTGAAATTGGAAAACTAGATGGCATCAGTGTAGCCTTAGTTGGAGATCTTGCCAATGGAAGGACAGTCCGGTCGCTTGCATACTTGCTTGCCAAGTTTAATGACGTGAAGATCTACTTTGTTTCCCCTGAAATTGTTAAGATGAAG GATGACATAAAAGAATATTTGACATCAAACGGGGTGGAATGGGAAGAAAGTTCAAACTTAATGGAAGTAGCATCCAAGTGTGATGTAGTTTACCAAACCCGAATCCAAAGAGAGCGGTTTGGAGAAAGGCTTGACCTTTACGAAGCAGCTCGTGGGAAGTATATAGTAGACAAGGATCTCTTAGGAGTGATGCAGAAAAAAGCTATTATCATGCATCCCTTACCGAGATTAGATGAA ATCACTGCAGATGTTGACGCTGATCCAAGAGCTGCCTACTTCAGACAAGCAAAGAACGGTTTGTTCATTAGAATGGCTCTTCTGAAGCTACTGCTTATCGGTTGGTGA
- the LOC104765913 gene encoding uncharacterized protein LOC104765913, whose protein sequence is MGNCLRHESEMHWAGEDWDEFIEEDHHNHHHHHHSSKSTSREEAHQKVIVTRDCKSSDLSDHEMIKIRLTKKQLQDLLNKVNVHDFSCPSQMIDRGGYDEEGNQQGIWKPVLQSIPEAN, encoded by the coding sequence atgGGGAATTGTTTAAGGCACGAATCAGAAATGCACTGGGCTGGTGAAGACTGGGATGAATTCATCGAAGAagatcatcataatcatcatcatcatcatcatagctCTAAAAGTACTTCTAGAGAGGAGGCTCATCAAAAAGTGATTGTTACACGAGACTGTAAATCCTCTGATCTATCTGATCATGAGATGATCAAGATCAGGCTCACCAAGAAGCAACTTCAAGATTTACTGAATAAAGTCAACGTCCATGACTTCTCGTGTCCGAGCCAGATGATCGATCGTGGTGGTTACGACGAAGAAGGCAATCAACAAGGGATATGGAAACCAGTTCTCCAGAGCATACCCGAAGCTAATTAA